Proteins from a genomic interval of Pseudomonas asplenii:
- the gspE gene encoding type II secretion system ATPase GspE: protein MTHRLPFGFARRFGVLWQEQGETAVLLIRPDTPLSALSEARRQLGRGCPVHEVDAAEFAARLAACYSDGQSAAEQVAQGLDDELDLMSLAERLPPTADLLEQEGDAPIIRLINALLSEAVREKASDVHLETFEHSVSVRLRVDGQLREVLQPRRELATLLVSRIKVMARLDIAEKRLPQDGRIALRLAGHEVDVRVSTLPSAHGERVVLRLLDKQAGRLELERLGMPATTLERFRRILGKPHGILLVTGPTGSGKTTSLYAALNHLNDRTRNILTVEDPIEYHLPGIGQTPVNPKVEMTFARGLRAILRQDPDVVMVGEIRDRETAAIAVQASLTGHLVLSTLHTNSAAGAVTRLLDMGVDAYLLASSLVGVLAQRLVRTLCPVCKLAQAADAAALQRLGLTPQATVTLFKAVGCPRCQQGYRGRTGLYELMDISPALAQMIHDGVGEAELARQARSIGPSLFQDGQRLVLEGRTSLDELLRVTQED from the coding sequence ATGACCCATCGGTTGCCTTTCGGTTTCGCCCGGCGTTTCGGTGTGTTGTGGCAGGAGCAGGGCGAGACGGCCGTGCTGCTGATCCGTCCGGATACACCGTTGAGCGCATTGTCCGAGGCCCGGCGTCAGCTCGGGCGGGGCTGCCCCGTGCATGAAGTCGACGCGGCCGAGTTCGCCGCACGCCTGGCGGCCTGCTACAGCGACGGTCAGAGCGCCGCCGAGCAGGTCGCCCAGGGCCTGGACGACGAACTCGACCTGATGAGCCTGGCCGAACGGCTACCGCCGACCGCCGACCTGCTGGAGCAGGAGGGCGATGCGCCGATCATCCGGCTGATCAATGCCCTGCTCAGCGAAGCCGTGCGGGAAAAGGCCTCGGATGTGCATCTGGAAACCTTCGAGCACAGTGTCTCGGTGCGCTTGCGGGTGGACGGCCAGTTGCGTGAAGTGCTGCAGCCCCGGCGCGAGTTGGCGACATTGCTGGTATCACGGATCAAGGTCATGGCGCGGCTGGACATCGCCGAGAAGCGCTTGCCACAGGATGGCCGGATCGCCCTGCGGCTGGCCGGGCATGAGGTCGATGTGCGGGTCTCGACCCTGCCTTCGGCCCATGGTGAACGGGTGGTGCTGCGCCTGCTGGACAAGCAGGCCGGGCGCCTCGAACTGGAGCGGCTGGGCATGCCGGCGACGACCCTGGAGCGTTTCCGGCGGATACTCGGCAAACCCCATGGCATCCTCCTGGTCACCGGGCCGACCGGCTCGGGCAAGACCACCAGTCTGTACGCGGCGCTGAACCACCTCAACGACCGCACCCGCAATATCCTCACGGTCGAGGACCCGATCGAATACCACCTGCCCGGAATCGGCCAGACGCCGGTCAATCCCAAGGTCGAGATGACCTTTGCCCGTGGCTTGCGGGCGATCCTGCGTCAGGACCCGGACGTGGTGATGGTCGGCGAGATCCGCGACCGGGAAACCGCCGCCATCGCCGTGCAGGCTTCGCTCACCGGGCACCTGGTGCTCTCGACCCTGCACACCAACAGCGCGGCGGGTGCGGTGACGCGCCTGCTGGACATGGGCGTCGATGCTTATCTGCTGGCCTCATCGCTGGTCGGCGTGCTGGCCCAGCGTCTGGTCCGCACTCTGTGCCCTGTATGCAAGCTTGCGCAGGCTGCGGACGCCGCGGCTCTTCAGCGACTCGGGCTGACGCCGCAGGCCACGGTCACGCTGTTCAAGGCGGTGGGCTGTCCGCGTTGTCAGCAGGGGTATCGCGGTCGCACCGGTCTCTACGAACTGATGGACATCAGCCCGGCCCTGGCGCAAATGATCCACGACGGTGTCGGCGAAGCCGAGCTGGCCCGCCAGGCCCGATCTATCGGTCCCAGTCTGTTCCAGGACGGGCAGCGGTTGGTGCTGGAAGGTCGTACCAGTCTCGATGAACTGCTGCGCGTCACACAGGAGGACTGA
- the gspD gene encoding type II secretion system secretin GspD, whose translation MSWSAVPVGWRPLLCGLLWSVAFAPASAEEPRWQLAMNDAELRDVVREMSSILDTTVVLDPRVQGRITVLSEQELDREGVRRLFYSVLDAHNFTVIDEGDRILIAPVTDARTRASDATSGSASTGQFVTQVVALNQSTAGDIAALVRPLVSVNGYVGPSTSANALVVTDSASNVRRIARIIRELDTGHKHAHEVLQLRHGLAAELARLLEQSLGKQGAESGSQVIADTRGNRLLLIGPKAVRQRLGQLARSLDTPAPVVADNARVIRLRYSDAKQLAEVLDAMGQGVGQDSAGAASRDSTVSKAVVKADESQNALVLIAEPSQVRTLEGIVRQLDQPRSQVLIHAAIVEVSGDIKDVLGVQWGSHSGALQGTVTFTDAPITLAGFGKPETTLPDGAVLRVGNDRFGLLVSALARNVRNNVLSTPSLLTLDNQEAEILVGQNVPFKSGSYQTSGIGNDKPYTTISREDIGLKLKIRPHINEGSTLRLRVEQENSELASSTLVSDDFITNKRVLKSTILVDDGEIIVIGGLIKDSIRSQESGVPLLRDIPYLGALFRWNSETRDKTNLMVFLRPTIVRGKEDMIEASSTGYNRLRELSRPAARQGNSLLLPSDPQQLFDGQDDDAAVIDLRRQQATP comes from the coding sequence ATGAGCTGGTCCGCCGTGCCCGTCGGCTGGCGTCCACTGCTCTGTGGCCTGCTGTGGTCGGTGGCGTTCGCACCGGCGTCGGCCGAAGAGCCGCGTTGGCAACTGGCGATGAACGATGCCGAACTGCGCGATGTGGTCCGTGAGATGTCGTCGATACTCGACACCACGGTGGTTCTCGATCCCCGTGTCCAGGGGCGTATCACGGTGCTCTCGGAACAGGAACTGGATCGCGAAGGGGTGCGGCGGCTGTTCTACTCGGTGCTCGATGCCCACAATTTCACGGTGATCGACGAGGGCGACCGGATTCTCATCGCGCCCGTGACGGATGCGCGTACCCGTGCCAGCGATGCCACCAGCGGCAGTGCCTCGACCGGGCAGTTCGTCACCCAGGTGGTGGCGCTCAACCAGAGCACGGCCGGCGATATTGCGGCCCTGGTGCGTCCGCTGGTCTCGGTCAACGGTTATGTCGGGCCTTCGACATCGGCCAATGCCCTGGTGGTGACTGACAGCGCCAGCAATGTCCGGCGCATCGCCCGGATCATTCGGGAACTGGATACCGGGCACAAACACGCTCATGAAGTGTTGCAGTTGCGCCATGGTCTGGCGGCCGAGCTGGCCCGGCTGCTGGAGCAGTCTCTGGGCAAGCAGGGCGCCGAGTCGGGCAGCCAGGTGATTGCCGATACGCGCGGCAACCGTCTGTTGCTGATCGGACCCAAGGCGGTGCGCCAGCGTCTCGGTCAACTGGCCCGCTCGCTCGACACTCCGGCCCCGGTGGTCGCGGACAATGCCCGGGTGATCCGCCTGCGCTACAGCGATGCCAAGCAGTTGGCCGAGGTCCTGGACGCCATGGGCCAGGGAGTGGGCCAGGACAGTGCGGGCGCCGCCAGTCGGGACAGCACGGTGTCCAAGGCGGTGGTCAAGGCCGATGAGAGCCAGAACGCCCTGGTGCTGATCGCCGAGCCGAGCCAGGTACGCACCCTGGAAGGGATTGTGCGCCAGCTTGATCAGCCGCGCTCGCAGGTGCTGATCCATGCGGCGATCGTCGAGGTCTCCGGCGACATCAAGGACGTTCTCGGCGTGCAGTGGGGCAGCCATTCCGGCGCGCTCCAGGGCACAGTGACCTTTACCGATGCGCCAATCACCCTCGCAGGTTTCGGCAAACCCGAAACCACGTTGCCCGATGGCGCCGTGTTGCGTGTGGGTAACGACCGTTTTGGCCTGCTGGTGTCGGCCCTGGCGCGCAATGTGCGCAACAACGTGCTGTCCACGCCGAGCCTGCTGACCCTGGATAACCAGGAGGCGGAAATTCTGGTGGGTCAGAACGTGCCGTTCAAGAGTGGCTCCTACCAGACTTCCGGTATCGGCAACGACAAGCCCTACACCACGATCAGCCGCGAAGACATCGGTCTCAAGCTGAAGATCCGGCCGCATATCAACGAAGGTTCGACCCTGCGTCTGCGGGTCGAGCAGGAAAACTCCGAGCTGGCATCAAGCACCCTGGTGTCCGATGACTTCATCACCAACAAGCGTGTGCTCAAGAGCACCATCCTGGTCGATGACGGCGAGATCATCGTCATCGGTGGCCTGATCAAGGACAGTATCCGCAGCCAGGAAAGCGGCGTGCCGCTGCTGCGCGACATTCCCTACCTGGGGGCGCTGTTCCGTTGGAACAGCGAGACGCGTGACAAGACCAACCTCATGGTGTTCCTGCGCCCGACCATCGTGCGTGGCAAGGAAGACATGATCGAAGCCAGCTCGACCGGCTACAACCGGCTGCGCGAACTCAGCCGACCGGCAGCCCGTCAGGGCAATTCGCTGTTGCTGCCGAGCGATCCGCAACAACTGTTCGATGGTCAGGACGATGACGCCGCGGTGATCGACCTGCGTCGACAGCAGGCGACGCCATGA
- a CDS encoding lytic polysaccharide monooxygenase has product MKKRSGSIVAGASALTMMTALVASQQAAAHGYLSNPPSRAYACQLGLSKDCGGAQYEPQSVGETFKGFPAGSGGGPLQGPMDGKIASGGSANFSAMDAQSATRWHLTEIKERDVEFTWQYTAAHPATKHEYFITRSGWNPNQPLTRAAFDSVPFCEVDGQNVLPVSGARHACTIPADKSGQHVILAVWTVGDTAAAFYNVADVNILAEAVAPDGWQAVGTITPAPNALLVGDKIKARGFGADGEIAARRVEISIDTEQEGRPENWSFKLAEQINRSQELVRAGVRDEEGRINPIKGANKVFAKAESGVKRYELQLDLQEDAAAELRLSTMNNDLALDKGRLALPVPVLGNRPMNVEVTVFEAGNKAVGSTTQQIEAGAAWLNVDVRSAPGTHQVKLVGVTVDGRTTRQDLVSIELGGEGGGLEYDKVYPDGIADYQPGTTVLQGDTVYECKPFPDGAWCKINSHHYVPGHGSNWQDAWIAK; this is encoded by the coding sequence ATGAAAAAACGTTCGGGTTCGATCGTCGCAGGTGCGTCCGCTCTGACCATGATGACGGCCCTGGTTGCTTCGCAACAGGCGGCGGCTCATGGTTATCTGAGCAATCCGCCCTCGCGGGCGTATGCCTGCCAGTTGGGTTTGAGCAAGGATTGTGGCGGCGCGCAGTATGAGCCGCAGAGTGTGGGCGAGACCTTCAAGGGGTTTCCGGCCGGGAGTGGTGGAGGCCCGCTGCAGGGGCCCATGGATGGCAAGATCGCCAGCGGCGGCTCGGCCAATTTCTCCGCGATGGATGCCCAGAGTGCAACGCGCTGGCACCTGACTGAAATCAAGGAGCGTGACGTCGAGTTCACCTGGCAGTACACCGCCGCACATCCGGCTACCAAGCATGAGTATTTCATTACCCGCTCCGGCTGGAACCCCAACCAGCCGCTGACCCGCGCTGCGTTCGACAGCGTGCCTTTCTGTGAGGTCGACGGGCAGAACGTGCTGCCGGTTTCCGGCGCCAGGCACGCCTGTACGATCCCCGCCGACAAGAGCGGCCAGCACGTCATCCTCGCGGTCTGGACCGTCGGTGACACTGCGGCGGCCTTCTACAACGTGGCAGATGTGAACATCCTCGCCGAAGCGGTCGCGCCGGATGGCTGGCAGGCGGTCGGCACGATCACGCCGGCGCCCAACGCCCTGCTGGTGGGCGACAAGATCAAGGCCCGGGGCTTTGGCGCCGATGGCGAGATCGCCGCGCGGCGGGTCGAGATCAGCATCGATACGGAGCAGGAAGGCCGGCCCGAGAACTGGTCGTTCAAACTGGCCGAGCAGATCAACCGGAGCCAGGAGCTGGTGCGTGCCGGTGTCCGTGACGAAGAGGGCCGGATCAACCCGATCAAGGGGGCGAACAAGGTCTTTGCCAAGGCCGAGAGCGGCGTCAAGCGCTATGAGCTGCAACTGGACCTGCAGGAAGACGCCGCTGCTGAATTGCGCCTCTCGACGATGAACAATGACCTGGCGTTGGACAAGGGCCGTCTTGCCCTGCCGGTGCCCGTGCTGGGCAACCGCCCGATGAATGTCGAGGTCACGGTCTTCGAGGCTGGCAACAAGGCGGTGGGCTCCACCACGCAACAGATCGAAGCCGGTGCCGCCTGGCTGAACGTGGATGTGCGCAGCGCACCGGGCACTCATCAGGTCAAGCTGGTCGGGGTAACGGTCGACGGGCGCACCACCCGCCAGGACCTGGTGTCCATCGAGCTGGGTGGCGAAGGCGGTGGCCTGGAATACGACAAGGTGTATCCGGACGGCATTGCCGATTACCAGCCGGGGACCACGGTACTCCAGGGTGACACGGTCTACGAGTGCAAACCGTTCCCGGACGGTGCCTGGTGCAAGATCAATAGCCATCACTATGTCCCAGGTCACGGCTCGAATTGGCAGGATGCCTGGATCGCCAAGTAA
- a CDS encoding FAD-dependent oxidoreductase: protein MAERLSNDFQFIDVGRKDPKKKLLRQRKKEFVEIYEPFKPQQSADQAHRCLGCGNPYCEWKCPVHNFIPNWLKLVAEGNILAAAELSHQTNTLPEVCGRVCPQDRLCEGACTLNDGFGAVTIGSVEKYITDTAFAMGWRPDMSKVKPTGKRVAIIGAGPAGLGCADVLVRGGVTPVVFDKNPEIGGLLTFGIPEFKLEKTVLSNRREVFSGMGIEFRLNTEVGKDVTMEQLLAEYDAVFMGMGTYTYMKGGFAGEDLPGVYDALDFLIANVNRNLGFEKSPEDFIDMKGKKVVVLGGGDTAMDCNRTSIRQGAKAVTCAYRRDEANMPGSRKEVKNAKEEGVKFLYNRQPIAIVGEDKVEGVKVVETRLGEPDARGRRSPEPIPGSEEIIPADAVVIAFGFRPSPAPWFEQFAIQTDSQGRVVAPEQGQFKHQTSNPKIFAGGDMVRGSDLVVTAIFEGRNAAEGILDYLGV, encoded by the coding sequence ATGGCTGAACGTCTGAGTAACGACTTCCAGTTCATCGATGTCGGGCGCAAGGATCCGAAGAAGAAACTGTTGCGTCAACGCAAGAAAGAGTTCGTGGAAATCTACGAGCCCTTCAAACCCCAGCAGTCGGCCGACCAGGCCCACCGCTGCCTGGGGTGCGGGAACCCGTATTGCGAATGGAAATGCCCGGTCCACAACTTCATCCCCAACTGGCTGAAGCTGGTGGCCGAAGGCAATATCCTCGCCGCCGCCGAGTTGTCCCACCAGACCAACACCCTGCCGGAAGTCTGCGGCCGGGTCTGCCCGCAGGATCGCCTGTGCGAGGGTGCCTGTACCCTCAACGACGGTTTTGGCGCGGTGACCATCGGCTCGGTGGAGAAATACATCACCGATACCGCCTTCGCCATGGGCTGGCGTCCGGACATGTCCAAGGTCAAACCGACCGGCAAGCGTGTTGCGATCATTGGCGCAGGTCCGGCGGGCCTGGGCTGTGCCGACGTGCTGGTGCGCGGCGGGGTGACCCCGGTGGTGTTCGACAAGAATCCGGAAATCGGTGGTCTGCTGACCTTCGGTATTCCCGAGTTCAAGCTGGAAAAGACCGTGCTGAGCAATCGTCGCGAAGTCTTCAGCGGCATGGGCATCGAGTTCCGCCTCAACACCGAGGTGGGCAAGGACGTGACCATGGAGCAACTGCTCGCCGAGTACGATGCAGTGTTCATGGGCATGGGCACCTACACCTACATGAAGGGCGGCTTTGCCGGCGAGGACCTGCCGGGGGTGTATGACGCCCTGGATTTCCTGATTGCCAACGTCAACCGCAACCTGGGCTTTGAAAAGTCGCCGGAAGATTTCATCGACATGAAGGGCAAGAAGGTTGTGGTGCTTGGCGGTGGCGACACTGCGATGGACTGCAACCGCACCTCGATTCGCCAGGGCGCCAAGGCTGTGACCTGTGCCTATCGTCGTGACGAGGCGAACATGCCCGGCTCGCGCAAAGAGGTGAAGAACGCCAAGGAAGAAGGCGTCAAGTTCCTCTACAACCGCCAGCCGATCGCGATCGTCGGTGAAGACAAGGTCGAAGGCGTGAAGGTGGTCGAGACCCGTCTCGGCGAACCGGATGCCCGTGGCCGTCGCAGCCCCGAGCCGATTCCGGGCTCCGAAGAGATCATCCCGGCCGACGCCGTGGTCATCGCTTTCGGTTTCCGTCCGAGCCCGGCGCCATGGTTCGAGCAGTTCGCTATCCAGACCGACAGCCAGGGCCGTGTCGTGGCACCGGAGCAGGGGCAGTTCAAGCACCAGACCAGCAACCCGAAAATCTTCGCCGGTGGCGACATGGTGCGCGGGTCCGACCTGGTGGTCACGGCGATCTTCGAAGGGCGCAATGCCGCTGAGGGTATCCTCGATTACCTGGGCGTCTGA
- the hemE gene encoding uroporphyrinogen decarboxylase has translation MTALKNDRFLRALLKQPVDVTPVWMMRQAGRYLPEYRASRAKAGDFMSLCMNPAFACEVTLQPLDRYPGLDAAILFSDILTIPDAMGQGLYFETGEGPRFKKVINNLADIEALPIPDPQKDLGYVMDAVSTIRRELNGRVPLIGFSGSPWTLATYMVEGGSSKDFRKTKAMLYDNPQALHLLLDKLAQSVIAYLNGQILAGAQAVQIFDTWGGNLSAAAYQEFSLAYMRKIVSGLIREHEGRKVPVILFTKNGGLWLESIADAGADALGLDWTCDLGDARRRVGHQVALQGNMDPTVLYAKPEAIRAEVARILASYGEGSGHVFNLGHGITPEVDPEHAGAFINAVHEFSAQYHR, from the coding sequence ATGACTGCCCTGAAGAACGACCGTTTCCTGCGTGCCCTGCTCAAGCAACCCGTTGACGTCACCCCTGTGTGGATGATGCGTCAGGCCGGGCGCTACCTGCCGGAGTACCGCGCCAGTCGCGCCAAGGCCGGCGACTTCATGAGCCTGTGCATGAATCCGGCGTTCGCCTGTGAAGTGACCCTGCAACCCCTCGATCGCTACCCGGGCCTGGATGCCGCGATTCTGTTCTCCGACATCCTGACCATCCCCGATGCCATGGGCCAAGGCCTGTATTTCGAGACCGGCGAAGGTCCGCGCTTCAAGAAGGTCATCAACAACCTGGCCGATATCGAGGCACTGCCGATCCCCGATCCGCAGAAGGATCTGGGTTACGTGATGGACGCAGTCAGTACCATCCGTCGTGAACTCAATGGCCGCGTGCCGCTGATCGGCTTCTCGGGCAGCCCCTGGACCCTGGCGACGTACATGGTCGAAGGCGGTTCCTCGAAAGACTTCCGCAAGACCAAGGCGATGCTCTACGACAACCCGCAGGCCCTGCACCTGTTGCTGGACAAGCTGGCCCAGTCGGTGATCGCCTACCTCAATGGGCAGATCCTGGCCGGTGCCCAGGCGGTGCAGATCTTCGATACCTGGGGCGGCAACCTGTCGGCCGCGGCTTATCAGGAGTTCTCCCTGGCCTACATGCGCAAGATCGTCAGTGGCCTGATCCGCGAGCACGAAGGCCGCAAGGTGCCGGTGATCCTGTTCACCAAGAATGGCGGCCTGTGGCTGGAAAGCATTGCCGACGCCGGCGCCGATGCTCTGGGCCTGGACTGGACCTGCGACCTGGGCGATGCCCGTCGTCGGGTCGGTCACCAGGTGGCCCTGCAAGGCAACATGGACCCGACCGTGCTGTATGCCAAGCCCGAAGCCATTCGTGCTGAAGTCGCACGTATTCTTGCCAGTTACGGTGAAGGATCGGGCCATGTGTTCAACCTGGGCCACGGGATCACTCCGGAAGTCGATCCGGAACACGCCGGTGCCTTTATCAACGCCGTGCACGAGTTTTCCGCGCAGTATCACCGCTGA
- a CDS encoding type II secretion system protein N, protein MRALLCLLPLVHGACLAWDEWVFRRDLPVAPVAVTTGATVAPPLPLNHGAVATVLGLQGHGVPARSSEPLQLRASFVASSGASRALLAGAQGQRIYRVGDSLPGGSVLRRVEAGRVVLWRNGREESLGLEPPGRRSLSVHPGAVPVAVPATSYLRPVTPAIGVKP, encoded by the coding sequence TTGCGCGCGCTGCTGTGCCTGCTGCCGTTGGTTCATGGTGCCTGCCTGGCCTGGGATGAGTGGGTGTTTCGTCGCGACCTGCCCGTCGCCCCGGTTGCCGTCACGACCGGCGCGACAGTCGCGCCGCCGTTGCCGCTCAATCATGGCGCAGTGGCCACGGTGCTCGGCCTGCAGGGCCATGGCGTCCCGGCGCGTAGCAGCGAACCCTTGCAGTTGCGTGCCAGTTTTGTCGCCAGTTCCGGTGCGTCGCGGGCGCTGCTGGCGGGAGCCCAGGGCCAGCGGATCTATCGGGTCGGCGACAGCCTGCCGGGCGGCAGTGTCCTGCGGCGGGTCGAGGCCGGGCGGGTGGTGCTCTGGCGTAACGGACGCGAGGAGTCGCTGGGGCTGGAGCCGCCTGGGCGCAGGTCATTGTCAGTGCATCCGGGTGCGGTCCCGGTTGCCGTGCCTGCGACGTCTTATCTGCGGCCAGTGACCCCGGCTATCGGGGTGAAACCATGA